The DNA segment CGGCACCCGGAACATCTCCGGCACCGACGCCGCCGCGCTGGAGAAGCATGTGTGGGTCGGCTCCGGCGACGGACCGGACTGGATGACCGGGGGCTCGTACCTGGTCGCCCGGCGCATCCGGATGCACATCGAGACCTGGGACCGCACCTCGCTCAAGGAGCAGGAGGACGTCTTCGGCCGCGACAAGGGCGAGGGCGCCCCGGTGGGCCGCTCGAAGGAGCGCGACGAACCGTTCCTGAAGGCGATGCTGCCGACCGCGCACGTACGGCTGGCGCACCCGGACACCAACGGCGGGGCGACGATCCTGCGCCGGGGCTACTCCTTCACGGACGGCACCGACGGTCTGGGCCGGCTCGACGCGGGGCTGTTCTTCCTGGCGTACCAGCGCGACACCCGCAAGGCGTTCGTCCCCCTGCAACGGCGCCTGGCGGCACACGACGCACTCAACGAGTACATCCAGCACGTGGGTTCGGCGCATTTCGCCGTCCCGCCGGGCGTCCGCGACAAGGACGACTGGTGGGGCCGTGCGCTGTTCTCGTAACGGGACTCGAAGCGGAAAGGGAACCGAGACGTGTTCAGCAACTTCCTGATCGGGCTGCGTGAGGGCCTGGAGGCCAGCCTGGTCGTCTGCATCCTCATCGCCTACCTGGTGAAGACCGGCAACCGCGACAAGCTGGCGCCCATCTGGATCGGGGTGTCCATCGCGGTCGTCGTGAGCCTCGGCTTCGGCGCCGGGCTCGAATTCGGCTCGCAGGAGATGACGTTCAAGGCGCAGGAGGCGCTCGGCGGTTCGCTGTCGATCCTCTCGGTGGGCCTGGTGACGTGGATGGTCTTCTGGATGCGGCGGACCGCGCGCCATCTCAAGGCGGAGCTGCACGGCAAGCTCGACGCGGCGCTCGCCATGGGCACCGGCGCGCTCGTCGCCACCGCGCTGCTGGCGGTGGGCCGGGAGGGCCTGGAGACCTCGCTGTTCGTGTGGCGCGCGGTGCACGCGGCGGACGACGGCTGGCATCCGATGATCGGCGCGGTGCTGGGCATCGGCACGGCGGTGGTGCTGGGCTGGCTGTTCTACCGGGGCGCGCTGAAGATCAACCTGGCGAAGTTCTTCACCTGGACCGGCGGCATGCTGGTCGTCGTCGCGGCCGGCGTGCTGGCCTACGGGGTGCACGACCTCCAGGAGGCCGAGTTCCTGGGCGGTCTGCGGAACCGGGCGTTCGACGTCAGCTCCGCCATCCCGCCGGACAGCTGGTACGGCACGCTGCTCAAGGGCACCTTCAACTTCCAGCCGGACCCCACCGTCCTCCAACTCACGGTGTGGGCCCTGTATCTGATCCCGACCCTCGCGCTGTTCCTGGCCCCGGTAGGGTTCGGACGGTCAGTGGCGACGGATCAGAAGGCGCGGAAAGCAGCGGATGAGAAGTCTGAAGCCGGTGCGGCGGGCGGCGGCACTCGCGGTGGCGACGGCGCTGAGCCTGACGGCGAGCGGATGCGTGACGGTGCACGGCGAGCGGGAAGTCGTTCCGGCGGCGACGAAGGCTGAGGCCGCCGAGGCGCTCAAGGAGTTCACCGCCGCCTACAACGCCGCCGACAAGGCGTACGATCCCGCGCTCGACGCGGGCGTGGTGACGGGCTCCCTCGGCGCCATCAACCAGGCGGGGCTCAAGGCCCGGCACCGGATATCGCCCACCGGAAACTCGCGGCACCGGCCGCTGGAGCTGACCGACGCCCGGTTCGTGTTCCCGCGCAAGGCCGGCTGGCCGCGCTGGTTCCTCGCCGACACGGACTCCAACCGCGACCAGGACGAGGGCGCGCGGGACAACCGCTGGCTGCTGGTCTTCGTCAAGGCCGGCCCGGACGCGGGCTGGAAGGCCGCCTATCTGTCGGTCGTCACGCCCGGCGACATGCCCGCCCTGGCGAAGGACGGCGAGGGCGGGGCGAAGCCGGTCGCCCCGGACGACCCCGATCTGGTGGTGGCTCCCAAGGACCTCGGCACCCGGTACACGCAGTACCTCCAGAAGGGCTCGCCGGACGTCTTCGCGCCCGGTTCCGACACCTCTCAGTGGCGCGAGGCCCGGCTGAACACCCGGCGGGCGGGCTTCTCGTACCAGTACGTGGACCAGCCGATGGACAGCGGCGCGTTCGCCCCGCTCGGGCTGGCCACCGAGGACGGCGGGGCGCTGGTCTTCTTCAGCAGCAGGCACTACGAGCGGCAGACCGCCGCCCAGGGGCTGCGCCCGGCGGTCGATCCCGATGTGGAGGCGCTGCTGACCGGCGAGGTGAAGAACACGCTCACCAAGGAGCGGGTGTCCAGCCAGCTGGTGTACGTGCCGAAGAAGGGCGCCGACGCGAAGCGGGTGGCCGTGCTCAACCGGCTGCCGGGCCTGACGTCGGCGAAGGGTTCGTAGGGCGGGACCGGGCCGCCGGCGTCGCGGCTATCGGCGCAGCGGCCAGGCCACCGCGTCGTGGTCGGACTCGCCGCCGGCGGAGCCGACGAACCGGGCGCAGGCGTCGGTCAGTGTCTCCAGCAGGGAGAGCGGGTCCGGCAGCGGGTGTTCGGGGCCGCGCAGCCAGGCGACGTCCAGCTCACCGGGCAGCTGGGCGGGCGGCAGCAGCACATAGCTGCCCCGGCAGTGCCAGCGCAGTCCGGGGTGCTCGTCCATCGTCTCGGGGTGGCAGTCCAGCTCGCAGGGCCACCACTCGTCCTCGTCCTCGGGGGTGCCGCGCGTCGCGGTGAAGAACAGCATCCGGTCGTCGCCGGAGCGGGCCACGGGCCCGACCTCGACGCCGGCGGCGAGCAGCCGCTCCAGGGCCTGTTCACCGGCGGCCAGCGGGACGTCGAGGACGTCGTGGATCATGCCCGTCGCGGTGATGAAGTTGGCCTGCGGCTGGCTGCGGGCCCAGCGCTCGATCTGGGCGCGGTCCGTGGTGGACTGCGTCTGCCAGGCGAAGGAGAGCGGGTGCCGGGCGGGGGTGGGACAGCCGATGCGTTCGCAGGAACATCGGTAGCCGACCGGGTGGGCGGCGGGCGCGATCGGCATTCCGGCTTCGGCGACAGCCAGGAGCAGCGCCTCCCGCGCGGTGTCGTCGACCTCGCGCTGCTGCGGTTTGGGTCGGCGCCGCAGCCACTGGGAAAACCTGCCCTCTGAGCCGCGAGAACGGCCGAAATCGACGCCCATCTATCCCCTTGCCTTTGCGTTGTGCCCCAGCCCATGGTCCCACCATCCTGCGCCTCGGGTGGCCAGAGTCCGGAAGCGGGGTGGGACGGGTGAGGGAGCGCGAGCGGCGCTATCACACTCTTTGTCACGAAAGAGCACGCTTCGTGACGGGCCCGCGCCCGGCCGGTGCCGTCCGCCGGGGGCCCGTGTCCGCGCGAACCACCCGTTCGGACCACTGTGCCCGGAGCACCGGACGGCGCACCATGGGCTCACGCACACACCCGTGCGACGCACCCGCCGCAGTGGCCACCAGCCGCCGCGACACCCTCGTGAGGAGCCCTCATTGCCTCGTGAAGCGACCCCCCGGCACTACCTGATGTGTGCGCCTTCCCATTTCCGGGTGACGTATTCCATCAACCCCTGGATGGACCCCACCAAGCCGGTCGATCTGCCGCTGGCGCAGACGCAGTGGGAGGATCTGCGCGACCGCTACCGTGCTCTCGGTCACACCGTCGATCTGCTGGAGCCGCGTCCGGAGCTGCCGGACATG comes from the Streptomyces sp. NBC_00525 genome and includes:
- the efeU gene encoding iron uptake transporter permease EfeU, which gives rise to MFSNFLIGLREGLEASLVVCILIAYLVKTGNRDKLAPIWIGVSIAVVVSLGFGAGLEFGSQEMTFKAQEALGGSLSILSVGLVTWMVFWMRRTARHLKAELHGKLDAALAMGTGALVATALLAVGREGLETSLFVWRAVHAADDGWHPMIGAVLGIGTAVVLGWLFYRGALKINLAKFFTWTGGMLVVVAAGVLAYGVHDLQEAEFLGGLRNRAFDVSSAIPPDSWYGTLLKGTFNFQPDPTVLQLTVWALYLIPTLALFLAPVGFGRSVATDQKARKAADEKSEAGAAGGGTRGGDGAEPDGERMRDGARRAGSRSGGDEG
- a CDS encoding bifunctional DNA primase/polymerase produces the protein MGVDFGRSRGSEGRFSQWLRRRPKPQQREVDDTAREALLLAVAEAGMPIAPAAHPVGYRCSCERIGCPTPARHPLSFAWQTQSTTDRAQIERWARSQPQANFITATGMIHDVLDVPLAAGEQALERLLAAGVEVGPVARSGDDRMLFFTATRGTPEDEDEWWPCELDCHPETMDEHPGLRWHCRGSYVLLPPAQLPGELDVAWLRGPEHPLPDPLSLLETLTDACARFVGSAGGESDHDAVAWPLRR